From Periophthalmus magnuspinnatus isolate fPerMag1 chromosome 1, fPerMag1.2.pri, whole genome shotgun sequence:
AGAGTGTCAAACACAAAAGTGTGAAGTGAAACTTACTGAACATGtttatacattgttttcagcaaatatagctgtttcaaaactataaaaggtaacatggtgatctaaatatgttatgtgttagcaattaatactccatagaaggaAAATGCTCACTCTTTAAAGTAATTAAAGATGAAAAATAGTACAATGAGTGCTGTGTAAAATGACAccaattttcttttaaaattgtcACACCAAAATTCGTGAGATCTTGTTGTACAACCACTACGACTGTTATTCAACATTACTGTATACCCATCATGTCAATACAACTTTGACATTTTGGCTTTAATTACcggtaaatgaaacaaacaacgGCAGTTGCAAGACCTAATAATATAATATCAAATGTGCCTGTTCTTTGTGTGTGCTGGTGCACAGGCTGCCTGAGATCGACTCTGCTCTCCACACCCTGTCTGAGATCCTGCAGCAGCTGACTCATCAGAAGACATCCATTGAGGAGGACATCCACAGCACCTTCGATGAGCTGCAGAAAACCCTGAACGTGAGGAAGAGTGTCCTGCTGATGGAGTTGGAGGTCAACTATGGACTCAAGCACAAGGTCACCACTCAAACTTTGAAGtggcaaacacaaataaataaatgtagtgcACAATGggactgcaagattaatcacattCTAATCAAAATCTCAATTTGAATGGCAAAGGTTGCAATTTTTGACTTAGACAAACTTATATCCACAAGGAAGATTGTTTGGACACAGTAGCTTGCAttacaatataatgtaatgacaaagagcaaaaatataaatggtAATAGTAAATCCAAAATAAGTAGCACAAATAGCAAGAGACTGGTGTCAAATAAGtcacaaatatataatttatgtacacctaaaaatatattaagtacaaaaatatatctAAGCTAGCTGGGGCAAAAAGTGCAAAGATGAAATGGTGAAGTATGCTCATTTCCTCACACACAAAATATCATGtctaattctgcataaaaaaacagcTATCTCTgtagtttaaataaacacataattcacaaatctaattggagtaacaatacttgtcagaaaaatcgcaattcGATATTTTACCCAAATCGTTCAACCCTAGTACACAATATCACAAATATCACCTGCATGTTTACCTTTATTGCCAAGAAAGTGTAACCACTGCTATAAAGATTAGAATGTTTTGCCAAACCTAAATAAATTTTACCTATGCAATACTGGCACATTGCTCTAGTTAACAACTTTACGGGTGTTTCAGCTcttgaggatttaaaaaaaaaaaacaactcctggATGCCTGAGACATTGCACTGGCATCTATTTTAGTTACAGTACAGCTTCAAAGcaaaacttgaataaatggtTATGGTTAagtattgtgagaagaaacaattTTCCAATAGCTAAAATGATAATAACATTGAACATAAAAAGTGAAGCATTTAATTGCTCATGACACCAAATACATCTTCTTAGTCTAAAGATTATAAGAGATAATTTACACATATAAAACAGAATAGAATATCTACAGAGGTagaaattcatttttttctcaccACTCAAAAACAGCACAAAGACAACATAAATGAAAGCAGTTGTAGCCCtggtaaaatacattaaaattgtGTTCAGAATGTTCAGGTTCAGAGGCAGTGGGAGGCGTCTGACACTATGCTCTTTGCTTTACTCACTGTCCTTTCTCTGTACAGCTGGCTCATACACTCTCCACTATAGACTTGTACTGACTATAATTTGTGGACTGACTACAATGTCACTGAGCTTCCTCAGAAGGTACAGTGGCTCAGaattgttcatttttttaacaCACTATCGTCATATATTTTACTATGGTCTCTGAATCAAGTTATTTGAACATCGAACCCTGATTTAAAGAGTGTTCTTATCAGTTAGTTATTACAAAGAGCAATAGGTTTGAACTGTGTGTAGACTTTATAGCAGTAGACATATTATGTTTTTCTCCTAATATTTAGTGATAACctttacattttgttgtaaactgcaatagaaaacttaataatagaaatgggGACAATGAAACTGCAGATCTGATTTTCTGCTTGCTCTTCATAGTTGCATGACAGTAGCAgacagcagattttcatttatttattatttatttatatcaccACTCCCTCAGCCATCACTTTTAATGTTGTGTCTGGTTCAATAGATCTTTACCATAAAGAGGGAGGGCGTTCGGAGGTCAGTGCGCCTCCCAAATCCTCTTAGCCAATCGGAAAGTCTTGTTTACGCCCCGCTGCTCCTAACCCCACCCCTAGGAGTGAGTCACATGGGAGCAAAGCTAATCATTCACAATGCACTGTCTGCTGCAACTGAACTCACCACCGCGAACACTCCAGGGAGAGAAACAGGGCACTTTAGGCGGGCTAGGGTGTGTCGGAAATAGGCTTTGCATGTAGGGCATTATCTGATAGAGAGCTAGGGGTGTCATATAGCGCAATGTTTGGCTAAGAGGACAGTTTTATTGGAAAAGTGGTTTGGAGAAGTAGATGTTGTCATGGCTGCACTTGTTGGAGCTGAGGATGTGGAGGTGAGTTGGGCTAATTTTtttggagtctggatttgaaatgACAATTTTACAGCAGTTTTGTTCTTGGGAAGATTTTCCGGAAGTATTTATAGTGTAAGGCATCATTTTCACATGATAAGAGTTTATGGATTGTGTAGTCATGGTTATAAAATGATGCATGACTACTGGTCACTCTATATGTGAGATCTCTTGATCTCTTAACAGAATAGACTTGacactttatttactttatgtcaagttgttttaatgtaaagttgAGTGCATTTAGTCACCTGATCACCTAtgataacaacaacacataagcTGCTAATGATAATAAAAGCAGTGTAAGAAGCCTGCTGGGTTTTCactttcaaaatgaaaacaagttTGGTTGAGTAAAATAAGAGCTAAAGatataacaaacaaaacaatggctAAATTGCCATTTGTGATGAGATAAGTCATGTGAACGACCGGCACACACAGAACAACATTTAAAAGTTCATCACATTTTGATATAGAAAGTTATGGCCACTAGGAAAAACTGTATAGCACTCTTGACACTTTACTGTGTcagagcatttatttatttgtttatttaatgagTGCATATTAATTAACACAAACTCGCATAAATATGTCAGATTTAGCCttaaaggctatttttcatctctagtgactacagatgaaaaatagcctttaaGATGAGACAAGTAGATGGCAAACCGTCCCCCTGAAAAGTTATGTAATGAACAGAATGCTGctttttgttgctttgtttCAGTGCAGTGATGTCATGTATTGAGTTATTCCATGAGCCTCTCTGTGAGGAGAACACAGGAGCAGATGTCAATCAGTCGATATTCGCAGCCCTTATGGACAGTCGCAAATAGTTCAGAGATGTAGTTTTTAGTGAACTTGTTATTAATATCAAGATTATTGATCACAGATAACCATTAAAATGGGTAAACATgctaaacaaaaaaagataCAGAAAAGATACATCACTATGGTAGGTACCACATACCATACCCTCAGACAGTAGGAGGAAAATATCGAAAAATCAGGTTTGTGCCAGCTTCCCAAAGAAAATGTCTGGATTGTGAGAGCGGAGCAGCAGAGACAACAGGAGGCATCTTGAGAGGCTGCAGAGGTTAAGTGGTGGGAACCAAAACCTGAAATACAGGTTTATCCTTCCTAGGAAACTTCCAAGGAACAAAGACACCTACGGTGTCCTCCAGGAAAGGCAGAAGATTGCCAGACGTCAACAaatccttctcctcctcctcctctccttcctccttccagTGTTCAGGTACCTCCAGCAACCCAGGCCTCAACAGCAAAGCCTGAGCCAGAGGAGGGACTGGCAAGAGACAGGAGACGGAAAACAGGCAACACCCACCTGGGATCAAATTTTGCAGAAAGATCCGTGGTGCCATCAATCCAACCAAGAGATTGGCTCTGGTTCTGTATATTCTATATGCCTGATGATGAGGGCGAACACGATGAAATCTACTTTAAACAACTTGGGTACAGGGGTTTCTTCagcttttaaaactaaaaaactactaatctattaatttataaatattataattgACTATTACTAACTGAAATATGTCCCACTCCCACCAGcataaaaaattacaaaataattgAACCTCCCAAAAcaagaaatattttttgtttgtatctgAATATTTTATATCAAACTAAAAGAATGGTCTACATCATCAAACAGGAAAATGCTGACAAACTAGTGACTGACAAATTATTcacatcctttattattaaaaaatgggAAGTGGGCGGAGTTGCTGAGTATGTGAAAGCATaacttttctgagcactcaaacctTAAATACACAACATATCTATTTTCTACCAATTAAAATAgagttgtaatttttttttttgcaaataaaagtgGACAGTGTTATCTTTAAAAAGCACTAATTCAGGCTGAAGTTAGGTTAGTCAGCGTTgccatgtttgctttggttCGCTTGGGTGCTTCTCCCTTGTCTTCTGCTCAAACCTCAGTCCTGGACTGTCATTAGTTCTCCCACTGCCGGGTGAATTTGAACCTTACACACTCTCCGGTttcccttcttaaacagagggatcaccaccccggtctgccaatccagaGGTACTCTCCCCAACCTCAATGTGAtattgcagagacgtgtcagctaAGGCAGCCTCACAACATCCAGAGGTTTAAGATTGTCAGGACGTATCTCGTCCATGCTTGAATGGTGCCACAAggcattatattattaaaaaaaataataaaaaaaattcctCTCTAAAGTAGTAACTCTGTCTGCCCATTCTGTCCATTACAGGTACTTCAGGCTCAATTGGACACACTGCTCCAGGGTCAGGAGGGCATCAACAGCAGCTGCAACTTCACTGAACAAGCCCTGAGCCATGGCACTGAAGCTGAGGTACTGTTGGTGAAAAAACAGATGAGCGAGCGTCTTGTTGAACTGGCCAATCAGGACCTCCCGTTACAACCCGGAGAAAACAACCAACTGGACTTCATTATAGAAACTGATGGACTCAAAAAATCTATACACAATTTGGGCACTATTCTCACTACTAACGCTGTTGCCTCGGAAACTGTCGCTACTGGGGAGGGACTTAAGCATTGTGTAGTCGGGGTGCCCACTTCTGTAAGTATAACCACGAAAGATAAAGATGGAGAACTTTGCAAAATGGGAAACGCCAATATTACAGCTGAAATGTCAACCTCCGACGGGTGCAAATGCAACGGAGAAATCATGGACAATAAAAACGGAACTTACGAGTTTTTGTTCACTGCGCCTAAAGAAGGTACATTTTACCTGTCGCTGTGTCTGTACGGGCAGCCTGTCAAAGGTAgtcccttcaaaataaaagccacCAGGTGTATAGATGTGTCGCCCACCAGTGAAGGGGTGAAGAAGAGGCTCAAGTCTCCTGGCAGTGGGCACGTGAAACAGAAGGCCATCAAGAGGCCAGCCAGCATGTACAGCACGGGCCGCAGGAAGGAGAACCCCATCGAGGATGACCTCATCTTCAGAATAGGTACACAGTTATAGAAATGTCATGGATTAATTGTGTGTATTTCTTTTATAGAAATCTAAGTGGCTGTACTTTAACATCCATAACATAATGCAATTTCAATGGAGAGAGTGGGATTAACCACAGAATTTcgcaaaacatgaaaaatcaaGATGATTTGGGCAAATGAAAATCATAATATCACTAATCAATTGATATAATGCtcctttttaaagacatttacacatatattttacattatttgtttATAGAGATTTATACACCCAACCAAACAATGGCTTTTAACCAAACTGTAAAGTTTAATGTGTACAAGCCTGTACACATTAAACTACTTTgtagaaatgaaatgaaaatgaattatatatgtaaatagtgtATGGATGTGGTGACTGATATCCAGTGGGACTAGTTATTAATTGGCCCATAACCTGGTACAACCTGGTACAAGTATATTACCTCTTTGTGAAGGTCATTGTATTATGTGCATTGTCCatgataaatacacaaatacactaaGCTAAATCATAAACACTGAGCATCTTTGATGAAGGGAAAATCTTAATTCTTAGGTTTCACTGGACAAAGCAAGTAAACAAGTAAATTTGTCTACAGACATTACATACTTTACcacaaattatactttttgttAAACTCAAATACCACTTTGGGGTATTGgggtattatttttttcatgacttacaatttatttgattattttatattgATGAAATGCCTGTACTGCATTTTAGGAACAAAAGGGAGAAACAAAGGAGAGTTTACAAACCTACAGGGAGTGGCAGCATCCACCGACAAAGTCCTGATCGCAGACAGCAACAACCAGTGTGTACAGGTATGAATCCAAGTTCTTTACTTTGCTAATATGTGCTTACATGGTTTaatctttaatacatttataatagaTTTTTTCCAACGAGGGCCAGTTCCGAAGCCGCTTTGGGGTTCGAGGCCGCACTCCCGGTCAGCTCCAGAGGCCTACAGGGGTTGCTGTGCACCCCAACGGAGACATCATCATCGCAGACTATGACAATAAGTGGGTTAGCATCTTTACCTGTGAGGGCAAGTTCAAGGTGAGACTGAatgagtattgatactttgcagctgatcaacattccctgggggtgtgatgctaactgtgggcGTTGCTCTTTCTGAAgatctgttagactttaatctgagattaattttaacacaatctgtcTAGAAAGAACTGACTACAACAGGTCagttgtgctgttaaacaagtctcccACACATAACATTACAATTATAGGCTAGCTAACCTtagctaacagtttttcagtctctgtttgttgaacatcaaacacctaaacaggttTATAAATGCTTGTATTGATCATTGGCTCCTGAAaacatgttgtttaaatccattttgttatttttacttagTTTTGGCACCTTAAACCTTTTTTGGCCTGATTTGCTAATGTGAGCATTGTGTCACTATGGCAACTGCTGAActttccaccatagacatacatgcagagcacccccagcatgatgttaCTGCAAAATATCAAGCACCGGAAATGTACTCATTAATTTGAATTGATAATTGTTATTAGAGTTTGTGTATTTCTTTAATGTTTAGAATAAGATTGGCACGGGAAAGCTAATGGGACCTAAGGGAGTGTCTGTGGACAGAAATGGACATATCATTGTAGTGGACAACAAGGCCTGCTCCGTCTTCATCTTCCAGCCCAACGGCAAACTAGTCACCAAATTTGGGAATCGCGGCAACGGGGACAGACAGTTCGCAGGTATGCATAACTGCCTCTGAACTACTGTCATAAAAGGTTATAAGCTTATGTGTTATAACCTATAATAAAGTAAAGCTAAACTACACACGGCtctaaagtatttttttgtctttaggtCCTCACTTTGCTGCTgttaacaacaacaatgaaATTATAGTGACAGATTTTCACAACCATTCTGTCAAGGTAAGAGCCATGTCAAACTTACACTAAAAGAGTAGGTAACAAGGCTTTGTACTGTAGCTGGGACcaatttgaaaataatatatgcaTTTTCATAACTCAAATTCTGTAGTGGAAGACTTTTCTACAtctttttaatgtcttttaggTTTTTAACACAGAGGGAGACTTCCTGCTGAAGTTCGGCTCAAACGGTGAAGGGAACGGTCAGTTCAATGCTCCCACCGGAGTAGCTGTGGACGCCAATGGCAACATCATAGTGGCAGACTGGGGAAACAGCCGCATACAGGTCAGAGCTAACGCAACTCTGTGTACAACTCTGTGTACAACTCTGTGTACAACTCTGTATACAACTTTGTATACAACTGTGTAAATAAGTtgagttttattaaa
This genomic window contains:
- the trim2a gene encoding tripartite motif-containing protein 2; protein product: MASEGSTIPSPVVRQIDKQFLICSICLDRYQNPKVLPCLHTFCERCLANYIPAHSLTLSCPVCRQTSILPEKGVGALQNNFFITNLMDVLQRPPDKHSPQDPSLSPITSVGPGQVLSCPNHGGSVMEFYCPPCETAMCQECTSGEHGEHPTVPLRDVVEQHKASLQDQLSAVKKRLPEIDSALHTLSEILQQLTHQKTSIEEDIHSTFDELQKTLNVRKSVLLMELEVNYGLKHKVLQAQLDTLLQGQEGINSSCNFTEQALSHGTEAEVLLVKKQMSERLVELANQDLPLQPGENNQLDFIIETDGLKKSIHNLGTILTTNAVASETVATGEGLKHCVVGVPTSVSITTKDKDGELCKMGNANITAEMSTSDGCKCNGEIMDNKNGTYEFLFTAPKEGTFYLSLCLYGQPVKGSPFKIKATRCIDVSPTSEGVKKRLKSPGSGHVKQKAIKRPASMYSTGRRKENPIEDDLIFRIGTKGRNKGEFTNLQGVAASTDKVLIADSNNQCVQIFSNEGQFRSRFGVRGRTPGQLQRPTGVAVHPNGDIIIADYDNKWVSIFTCEGKFKNKIGTGKLMGPKGVSVDRNGHIIVVDNKACSVFIFQPNGKLVTKFGNRGNGDRQFAGPHFAAVNNNNEIIVTDFHNHSVKVFNTEGDFLLKFGSNGEGNGQFNAPTGVAVDANGNIIVADWGNSRIQVFDGSGSFLSYISTCADPLYGPQGLALTSDGHVVVADSGNHCFKVYRYLQ